A portion of the Candidatus Dormiibacterota bacterium genome contains these proteins:
- a CDS encoding S41 family peptidase, giving the protein MSRAKNIAILLVVAIGAFYAGSLAEFQFGAFAPDWAKSLLFYTPPKSNVDYRTLDDVFTTIQQHYVKPDANGVKLTEGAAAGMVSALGDQFSRYLTPAEYLANQSFLSGQFAGIGASVQMSGAQVVLVSIIPGTPAEKAGVKAGDVVTAVDGQSTKGWTADDAVNHIRGKAGTTVKLQISRAGQTLTFDLTREEINVPSVATHIFNNRVLYVRIFEFGGRTATEFDQALKDNLKGSVSQVVLDLRDNPGGYVDAANDVISEFVNQGTSTILVSRGGHEDVKKVTGTGRAFNNPLVVLVNENSASASEITAGAIKDHGRAQLVGVKSFGKGSVQEDFPLRDGDLHLTIAVWLTPNRHSIEKTGITPDKTVTLASAQDEYAVDRTPNDFAKDTQLTAALALLGA; this is encoded by the coding sequence ATGTCCCGAGCCAAAAACATCGCGATCCTGCTTGTTGTGGCGATCGGCGCCTTTTACGCCGGCAGCCTCGCCGAGTTTCAATTCGGTGCCTTCGCGCCCGACTGGGCGAAGTCGCTGCTCTTCTACACGCCGCCGAAGTCCAATGTCGATTACCGCACGCTGGACGACGTCTTCACGACGATCCAGCAGCATTACGTCAAGCCCGATGCCAATGGCGTCAAGTTGACCGAGGGCGCCGCCGCCGGCATGGTCAGCGCGCTTGGGGATCAGTTCTCGCGCTACCTCACGCCCGCCGAGTACCTCGCCAACCAGAGCTTCCTCAGCGGCCAGTTCGCCGGGATCGGCGCCTCGGTGCAGATGAGTGGCGCCCAGGTCGTGCTGGTGAGCATCATTCCGGGAACGCCCGCGGAGAAAGCGGGCGTGAAGGCCGGGGACGTCGTGACGGCGGTCGACGGGCAAAGTACCAAAGGGTGGACCGCCGACGACGCCGTCAACCACATCCGCGGCAAGGCGGGGACCACGGTCAAGCTGCAGATCAGCCGGGCCGGCCAGACGCTGACCTTCGACCTCACCCGAGAGGAGATCAACGTGCCCAGCGTCGCCACCCATATCTTCAATAACCGCGTGCTCTACGTCCGAATCTTCGAGTTCGGCGGCCGAACCGCAACCGAGTTCGACCAGGCACTCAAGGACAACCTCAAGGGATCGGTGAGCCAGGTCGTGCTCGACTTGCGGGACAACCCGGGCGGCTACGTGGACGCCGCCAATGACGTGATCAGCGAGTTCGTGAACCAGGGAACGAGCACCATCCTGGTGTCACGCGGCGGGCATGAGGATGTGAAGAAGGTCACCGGCACCGGTCGCGCCTTCAACAACCCCCTCGTCGTCCTCGTCAATGAGAACTCGGCGAGCGCCTCGGAGATCACCGCGGGCGCGATCAAAGACCACGGTCGGGCCCAGCTCGTGGGCGTCAAGTCCTTCGGCAAGGGTTCCGTCCAGGAGGATTTCCCGCTGCGGGACGGCGACCTACACCTCACGATCGCCGTCTGGCTGACGCCCAATCGGCACTCGATCGAGAAGACGGGCATCACCCCCGACAAGACGGTGACGCTCGCCAGCGCCCAGGACGAATATGCGGTGGACCGCACCCCGAACGACTTCGCAAAAGACACGCAACTGACCGCGGCGCTGGCGCTGTTGGGGGCTTAG
- a CDS encoding peptidoglycan DD-metalloendopeptidase family protein has product MRLGRRPAAFAIALLTVMLLTTVSDTVYDKQHQLQGLNGQIIATRTQIRQLLDQERALQAQIAALNAQLASVQAQVDQETAKLVLLGQQVDQAKVQLALKQAELAKHIADFGHRMRIMYKSGQVSGLELVFSAANFTDLMNRIFFFNDIVREDRRQLAELQKERAAIETMKVDLEAKQAEQTQVVKQIQDQKAQLETVRDQRAAREQQIAAIEAQFQAQLAEMQAQRAVLQAQIASLIRESFRARSSGKWKWPIDGVITQGFGCTSYPFEPYDPTCPSKHFHSGLDIAADYGTAVHAADGGIVHNFTMACSWGGGLCGYGRYVVIVHAGGFTTLYGHLSSWAVGDGVQVDKDTVIGYEGSTGNSTGPHVHFEIDLAGMPVDPLAYLPA; this is encoded by the coding sequence GTGAGGCTGGGCCGCCGCCCCGCGGCGTTCGCCATCGCGCTGTTGACCGTGATGCTGTTGACCACGGTGTCGGATACGGTTTACGACAAACAACACCAGCTGCAGGGCCTCAACGGGCAGATCATCGCCACACGGACGCAGATCCGTCAGTTACTCGATCAGGAGCGCGCCTTGCAGGCGCAGATCGCCGCGCTGAACGCGCAGCTCGCCTCGGTTCAGGCCCAGGTCGACCAGGAGACGGCAAAGCTGGTCCTGCTCGGGCAGCAGGTCGACCAGGCCAAGGTGCAGCTGGCGCTCAAGCAGGCGGAGCTTGCCAAGCATATCGCCGATTTCGGCCACCGGATGCGGATCATGTACAAGAGCGGCCAGGTCAGTGGCCTCGAGCTGGTCTTCTCCGCCGCGAACTTCACCGACCTCATGAATCGGATCTTCTTCTTCAACGACATCGTGCGGGAAGACCGGCGCCAGCTTGCCGAGCTGCAGAAGGAGCGGGCCGCGATCGAGACGATGAAGGTCGACCTCGAAGCCAAGCAGGCCGAGCAAACGCAAGTGGTCAAGCAGATCCAGGATCAGAAGGCCCAGCTAGAGACGGTGCGCGACCAGCGCGCCGCCCGCGAGCAGCAAATCGCCGCGATCGAGGCACAGTTCCAGGCGCAGCTGGCCGAGATGCAGGCGCAACGGGCCGTGTTGCAGGCGCAGATCGCCTCGCTCATCCGTGAAAGCTTCCGGGCGCGCTCGTCCGGCAAGTGGAAATGGCCGATTGACGGTGTCATCACCCAGGGCTTCGGTTGCACCAGCTATCCGTTCGAGCCCTACGACCCCACCTGCCCCAGCAAGCACTTCCACAGCGGCCTCGACATCGCCGCCGATTATGGCACCGCGGTGCACGCCGCCGATGGCGGCATCGTGCACAACTTCACCATGGCTTGTAGCTGGGGAGGCGGGCTTTGTGGTTACGGGCGCTACGTGGTCATCGTCCATGCCGGAGGCTTCACCACCCTCTATGGACACCTCTCCAGCTGGGCCGTTGGCGACGGCGTTCAGGTCGACAAGGACACCGTCATCGGATACGAGGGCAGCACCGGAAACTCCACCGGACCGCACGTCCACTTCGAGATCGACCTGGCCGGCATGCCGGTTGACCCGCTCGCCTACTTGCCGGCGTGA